One genomic region from Diabrotica undecimpunctata isolate CICGRU chromosome 9, icDiaUnde3, whole genome shotgun sequence encodes:
- the LOC140450831 gene encoding uncharacterized protein, whose protein sequence is MDNASYHSRKVEKFRHHSTKKYMQEWLQIKNIPFDMEMVRSELLHLVRVNKDKYNMYVTDDMAKTNGQIVLRLPPYHCELNPIEKIWAQVKNEVALKNTTFKLKEVKKLLLQALENVTTTHWQNCVNHILKVEEKMSKLDGIMDSVIEPLIIPIGNDSNTSSSEDE, encoded by the coding sequence atggataatgcatcATATCACAGCCGAAAAGTAGAAAAATTCCGACATCATTCAACAAAGAAATATATGCAAGAATggttacaaataaaaaacattcctTTTGATATGGAGATGGTTAGGTCAGAACTTTTACATCTTGTACGTGTAAATAAAGATAAGTATAATATGTATGTAACTGATGATATGGCTAAAACAAATGGTCAAATTGTACTGCGGCTGCCTCCATATCATTGCGAGTTGAATCCCATTGAGAAAATTTGGGCCCAGGTGAAAAATGAAGTGGCACTTAAAAACACGACATTTAAacttaaagaagtaaaaaaacttCTGTTACAAGCTCTCGAGAATGTAACCACAACACATTGGCAAAATTGTGTTAATCACATTCTCAAAGTGGAGGAAAAAATGTCTAAATTAGATGGCATCATGGATAGTGTAATAGAGCCGTTAATAATTCCAATTGGCAATGACAGTAACACAAGTTCTTCAGAAGATGAATAA